The proteins below come from a single Conger conger chromosome 10, fConCon1.1, whole genome shotgun sequence genomic window:
- the LOC133139239 gene encoding beta-1,4 N-acetylgalactosaminyltransferase 1-like isoform X2 → MQFSSGGHRSVFIIRIRHRVSPRLYNTGPKGDYNITALVTFATKTFIRYDKLRDLIDSIRLYYPTVTIVIADDSELPQPVKGPYIEHYIMPFGKGWFAGRNLAVSQVTTKYVLWVDDDFIFTANTKVEKLVDILERTTLDLVGGAVREVTGYTATFRQTIMRESGGAEGDCLHIRRGYHHVIQGFPNCVVCDGVINFFLARTDKVRQVGFDPLLARTAHLEFFIDGLGLLHVASCDDVIVSHASKIKLPWGQSESSKAYSKFRYPAMSYDTIHLKDGLLYFKNGIQCMSSNP, encoded by the exons a TGCAGTTCAGCTCAGGTGGCCATCGGTCCGTCTTCATCATCAGGATCCGACACAGGGTCTCCCCGAGACTGTATAACACAGGCCCCAAGGGAG ACTACAACATCACTGCCCTGGTCACTTTTGCAACCAAGACATTCATACGCTATGACAAGCTCCGGGACTTGATTGACAGCATACGCCTCTACTACCCGACCGTCACCATAGTGATCGCAGACGACAGCGAGCTCCCCCAGCCTGTGAAAGGCCCCTACATCGAGCATTACATCATGCCCTTTGGGAAG GGTTGGTTCGCGGGGCGGAACCTGGCTGTCTCCCAGGTTACCACCAAGTACGTGCTGTGGGTGGATGACGACTTCATCTTCACGGCCAACACCAAGGTGGAGAAGCTGGTGGACATTCTGGAGAGGACCACGCTGGACCTG gtgggcggggctgtgCGGGAGGTGACGGGTTACACCGCCACCTTTCGGCAGACCATCATGCGAGAGTCAGGGGGCGCGGAGGGGGACTGCCTCCACATTCGGAGGGGTTACCACCACGTCATCCAGGGCTTCCCCAACTGCGTGGTCTGCGATGGCGTCATCAACTTCTTCCTGGCCCGAACCGATAAGGTCCGGCAGGTCGGCTTCGACCCGCTGCTGGCTCGCACGGCCCACCTGG AGTTTTTTATTGATGGGCTTGGCTTGCTTCATGTTGCCTCctgtgatgatgtcattgtCAGCCATGCCTCCAAGATCAAGCTCCCttggggccaatcagaaagCAGCAAGGCTTATTCCAAGTTCCGCTACCCGGCAATGTCCTATGACACCATTCACCTGAAGGATGGTCTCTTATACTTTAAAAACGGCATCCAGTGCATGAGCTCCAATCCCTGA
- the LOC133139239 gene encoding beta-1,4 N-acetylgalactosaminyltransferase 1-like isoform X1 — translation MSAAAKSANVLLMRFLRRKLVLVTVVASVISVSILYVSWTPWGRTTVDVRPSPGSAVEGLLKKRLQDWGLKYDSIPFQLKESVTSRVASNSCVCQAEPNPVNVPLIKLLFSSVWAKYTVSSFSAAERSTMKDNRAQEYQRYQRRSQNAADLLIVAEANSPLQFPTQGVEVNPLGTILIPGLGIQEPPRDLHLVNFTAAMGTFDVAAKVEGVKVEGEGGSNLTLSSGFLANLNRQLQFITYTNTLFHPDTADTVQFSSGGHRSVFIIRIRHRVSPRLYNTGPKGDYNITALVTFATKTFIRYDKLRDLIDSIRLYYPTVTIVIADDSELPQPVKGPYIEHYIMPFGKGWFAGRNLAVSQVTTKYVLWVDDDFIFTANTKVEKLVDILERTTLDLVGGAVREVTGYTATFRQTIMRESGGAEGDCLHIRRGYHHVIQGFPNCVVCDGVINFFLARTDKVRQVGFDPLLARTAHLEFFIDGLGLLHVASCDDVIVSHASKIKLPWGQSESSKAYSKFRYPAMSYDTIHLKDGLLYFKNGIQCMSSNP, via the exons ATGAGCGCTGCTGCCAAG AGTGCCAACGTCCTCCTGATGCGCTTCCTGCGGAGGAAGCTGGTCCTGGTGACCGTGGTGGCCTCTGTGATTTCAGTGTCCATCCTCTATGTGTCATGGACGCCCTGGGGCCGCACCACCGTGGATGTTAGGCCCAGTCCTGGGAGCGCAGTGGAAGGTCTGCTGAAGAAGAGGCTCCAAGACTGGGGGCTGAAATATGACAGCATCCCCTTCCAGCTCAAGGAGAGCGTGACCAG CCGCGTGGCCAGCAACAGCTGCGTCTGCCAGGCGGAACCCAATCCAGTCAACGTGCCACTCATCAAGCTGCTGTTCTCCAGCGTTTGGGCCAAATACACCGTCTCGTCCTTCTCCGCTGCTGAACGTAGCACCATGAAGGACAACAGGGCCCAGGAGTACCAACGCTACCAGAGGAG GTCCCAGAATGCAGCTGACCTCCTCATTGTTGCTGAAGCCAATAGCCCCCTGCAGTTCCCTACCCAGGGAGTGGAGGTCAATCCCCTGGGAACTATTCTGATCCCAG gACTAGGGATTCAGGAGCCACCAAGAGATCTGCACTTG GTAAACTTCACTGCTGCAATGGGAACATTCGACGTAGCGGCTAAAGTGGAGGGGGTCAAGGTCGAAGGTGAAGGGGGCTCGAACCTGACCCTCTCCAGCGGTTTCCTGGCCAACCTGAACCGACAGCTACAGTTCATCACCTACACCAACACCCTGTTCCACCCCGACACGGCCGACACAG TGCAGTTCAGCTCAGGTGGCCATCGGTCCGTCTTCATCATCAGGATCCGACACAGGGTCTCCCCGAGACTGTATAACACAGGCCCCAAGGGAG ACTACAACATCACTGCCCTGGTCACTTTTGCAACCAAGACATTCATACGCTATGACAAGCTCCGGGACTTGATTGACAGCATACGCCTCTACTACCCGACCGTCACCATAGTGATCGCAGACGACAGCGAGCTCCCCCAGCCTGTGAAAGGCCCCTACATCGAGCATTACATCATGCCCTTTGGGAAG GGTTGGTTCGCGGGGCGGAACCTGGCTGTCTCCCAGGTTACCACCAAGTACGTGCTGTGGGTGGATGACGACTTCATCTTCACGGCCAACACCAAGGTGGAGAAGCTGGTGGACATTCTGGAGAGGACCACGCTGGACCTG gtgggcggggctgtgCGGGAGGTGACGGGTTACACCGCCACCTTTCGGCAGACCATCATGCGAGAGTCAGGGGGCGCGGAGGGGGACTGCCTCCACATTCGGAGGGGTTACCACCACGTCATCCAGGGCTTCCCCAACTGCGTGGTCTGCGATGGCGTCATCAACTTCTTCCTGGCCCGAACCGATAAGGTCCGGCAGGTCGGCTTCGACCCGCTGCTGGCTCGCACGGCCCACCTGG AGTTTTTTATTGATGGGCTTGGCTTGCTTCATGTTGCCTCctgtgatgatgtcattgtCAGCCATGCCTCCAAGATCAAGCTCCCttggggccaatcagaaagCAGCAAGGCTTATTCCAAGTTCCGCTACCCGGCAATGTCCTATGACACCATTCACCTGAAGGATGGTCTCTTATACTTTAAAAACGGCATCCAGTGCATGAGCTCCAATCCCTGA